The Algihabitans albus genome window below encodes:
- a CDS encoding invasion associated locus B family protein, with amino-acid sequence MPRHLTSMAFAATLTAALTIVCALPVAAQTVQRVGDFTDWSAFQAQENDQPVCFVVSRPKTDEGNYTRRGDIYAMVAQRPDERRIDEATFIAGYTFREGSPVTVTVGERQFTLFTQDDGAWAPDDQTNQSLVQAMINGIEMVVEGVSSRGTATRDTYSLRGFTAAYRSSREACGL; translated from the coding sequence ATGCCCAGACACCTGACATCCATGGCCTTCGCCGCCACTTTGACCGCCGCTCTGACGATCGTTTGTGCTCTGCCGGTTGCGGCACAGACGGTGCAGCGCGTCGGCGACTTCACCGATTGGAGCGCTTTCCAGGCTCAGGAGAACGACCAGCCCGTCTGCTTCGTCGTCAGCCGGCCGAAAACCGACGAGGGCAACTACACCCGGCGCGGCGACATCTACGCCATGGTCGCCCAGCGCCCGGACGAACGCCGGATCGACGAAGCGACCTTCATCGCCGGTTACACCTTTCGCGAAGGCAGTCCGGTAACCGTGACCGTGGGTGAGCGGCAGTTCACGCTTTTCACCCAGGACGACGGTGCCTGGGCGCCGGACGATCAGACCAACCAGTCGCTGGTCCAGGCCATGATCAACGGCATCGAAATGGTGGTCGAGGGCGTATCGTCGCGCGGAACGGCGACTCGGGATACCTATTCCCTGCGCGGCTTCACGGCCGCTTATCGTTCCTCGCGCGAGGCCTGCGGGCTCTGA
- a CDS encoding sigma-70 family RNA polymerase sigma factor, whose amino-acid sequence MPVKDPTVPDAGSPTPEQLLLAVAQQRDKVAFTALFRHFAPRLKAYLMRLGAEAGAAEELAQEAMIMVWRRAETFDPTQASVGTWIFRIARNKRIDALRRERRPEFDPEDPCLQPDPAPAADGQLERGQSDERVRAALKTLPPEQAEVVRMAYFEDKAHGTIAEETELPLGTVKSRLRLAMGRLRKALREESLEP is encoded by the coding sequence ATGCCTGTCAAAGACCCCACTGTTCCGGATGCCGGTTCGCCGACGCCGGAGCAACTGCTTCTCGCCGTCGCGCAACAGCGCGACAAGGTGGCTTTTACCGCTTTGTTTCGGCATTTCGCCCCGCGGCTGAAGGCCTATCTGATGCGGCTGGGAGCGGAAGCGGGTGCTGCGGAAGAGTTGGCACAGGAAGCGATGATCATGGTGTGGCGGCGGGCCGAGACCTTCGACCCGACCCAGGCCAGCGTCGGAACCTGGATCTTCCGCATCGCCCGCAACAAGCGGATCGATGCTCTTCGCCGCGAGCGGCGACCGGAGTTCGATCCAGAGGATCCTTGTCTCCAACCCGACCCGGCACCGGCAGCCGACGGGCAACTGGAACGGGGGCAAAGCGACGAAAGGGTGCGGGCGGCGCTCAAGACGCTGCCACCCGAGCAGGCGGAAGTTGTGCGTATGGCGTACTTCGAGGACAAGGCGCACGGCACGATCGCGGAGGAGACCGAGCTACCGCTCGGGACCGTCAAGTCGCGATTGCGCCTGGCGATGGGTCGCCTTCGAAAAGCCCTGCGCGAGGAGAGTTTGGAACCATGA
- a CDS encoding ChrR family anti-sigma-E factor — protein sequence MTGSRVPEEMLLAYATGALNEPLSLVVASHMALNPQSRAEVEGYETVGGALLEQLEPKALADGALERTLSLIDLIPDEDRTAVGQICAPVKPQPVDGLALPSVLRDYIGPDIEALAWKPVLRGVEEADLTMGSEGARTRLMRIAPGAGAPRHTHGGLEVTLVLDGAYRDVSGRYGRGDVQVADDALEHAPVAEADGLCLCLVVSDAPIRLTGFFGRLFNPFIRH from the coding sequence ATGACAGGATCTCGCGTTCCCGAAGAAATGTTGCTGGCTTACGCGACTGGCGCGCTGAACGAGCCACTGTCGCTCGTGGTCGCCAGTCATATGGCCCTGAATCCGCAGTCGCGGGCGGAGGTCGAAGGCTACGAAACGGTGGGCGGCGCGCTGCTGGAGCAGCTCGAGCCGAAAGCCCTCGCCGACGGTGCGCTGGAGCGCACCTTGAGCTTGATCGACCTGATTCCGGACGAGGACAGAACGGCGGTCGGGCAGATTTGCGCGCCCGTGAAGCCGCAGCCGGTCGACGGTCTGGCCCTTCCCTCGGTCTTGCGCGACTATATCGGCCCCGACATTGAGGCCCTGGCTTGGAAGCCCGTGCTGCGCGGCGTCGAAGAGGCGGATCTGACAATGGGAAGCGAGGGTGCACGCACTCGCCTCATGCGGATCGCGCCCGGCGCGGGCGCCCCTCGTCACACCCACGGCGGCCTGGAGGTCACCCTGGTGTTGGACGGTGCCTATCGGGATGTTTCGGGGCGCTATGGGCGCGGTGACGTTCAGGTAGCGGACGATGCGCTCGAGCACGCGCCGGTCGCCGAAGCGGACGGTCTCTGCCTCTGCCTGGTGGTCAGCGACGCGCCTATCCGCCTGACCGGCTTCTTCGGCCGCCTGTTCAACCCCTTTATCCGGCACTGA
- a CDS encoding RNA methyltransferase: protein MRGYFGFGVEGISKPLNLGTLMRSAHAFGASFFFTLEATFSPRQVRQSDTSDASKHLPLYVWDSLGQMQLPRGCSLVGVELTDQAVELPSFRHPLAAAYVLGPERGSLSPELQARCDLIVKIPTRFCVNVGIAGALVMYDRTISMGRFAPRPVKAGAPTDPLADHVHGGPVIRTPKPA, encoded by the coding sequence ATGCGCGGCTACTTCGGTTTCGGTGTGGAGGGAATCAGCAAACCCCTGAACTTGGGCACGCTGATGCGCTCGGCTCACGCCTTCGGGGCCAGCTTCTTCTTTACGCTCGAGGCGACCTTCTCACCGCGGCAGGTGCGTCAGTCCGATACCTCCGATGCCTCGAAGCATCTGCCGCTCTACGTTTGGGACTCGCTGGGGCAGATGCAGTTGCCGCGCGGCTGCAGCCTGGTCGGCGTAGAACTGACGGACCAGGCGGTCGAGCTTCCGAGTTTCCGTCATCCTCTGGCCGCGGCCTACGTGCTGGGTCCGGAACGCGGCAGTCTCTCCCCGGAGCTGCAGGCACGCTGCGACCTGATCGTGAAGATCCCGACGCGCTTTTGCGTCAACGTGGGAATCGCCGGCGCGCTGGTGATGTACGACAGGACGATCTCGATGGGGCGTTTCGCTCCGCGCCCGGTCAAGGCCGGCGCGCCGACCGACCCGCTGGCGGATCACGTCCACGGCGGACCGGTCATTCGCACGCCGAAACCGGCGTAG
- a CDS encoding asparaginase: protein MCPSDSPPERHDPGHEQAVSLLAPADNPVLVEVTRGTMVESRHRGAFAVCDTEGRVLLSAGDVERTIYPRSAIKPLQALALVETGAAESFAVSDAEVALACASHDGEPLHAEAAQHWLQRIGLSVADLECGAHWPYHEPSLRTLAAHGGTPTAAHNNCSGKHSGFLSLAQHLRAPTAGYIRFEHPVQQSVLGILEMMTGLDLRDAPRGIDGCGIPQYGMPLGNLALAFARFAEPNDQPERRQAACARIRRSMAEHPVMVAGHERFCTKVIAATQGRALVKTGAEGVFAAAVPELGLGVAVKIDDGQKRASEVVMAGLLNRLGLLDEGARQVLAPLLEPPLVNRRGETVGVIRLAPEAIT from the coding sequence ATGTGCCCGTCCGACAGTCCCCCCGAACGTCACGACCCCGGCCATGAGCAGGCCGTCTCGCTGCTCGCGCCGGCCGACAATCCCGTGCTGGTCGAGGTGACGCGTGGCACCATGGTGGAAAGCCGGCATCGCGGTGCTTTCGCGGTCTGCGATACCGAGGGCCGGGTGCTGCTTTCGGCCGGCGACGTGGAGCGCACGATCTACCCGCGCTCGGCGATCAAGCCGCTGCAGGCGCTGGCGCTGGTCGAAACCGGCGCCGCGGAGTCCTTCGCCGTCAGCGATGCCGAGGTCGCGCTGGCCTGCGCCAGCCACGACGGCGAGCCGCTGCACGCCGAGGCCGCGCAGCACTGGCTGCAGCGCATCGGCTTGTCGGTCGCGGATCTGGAATGCGGTGCCCATTGGCCTTACCATGAGCCGAGTCTGCGGACGCTGGCGGCTCACGGCGGAACCCCGACGGCCGCGCACAACAACTGCTCTGGCAAACACAGCGGTTTCCTGAGCTTGGCCCAGCATCTTCGCGCACCGACGGCCGGTTACATCCGCTTCGAACATCCGGTGCAGCAGAGCGTTCTGGGAATCCTCGAAATGATGACCGGCCTCGATCTGCGCGATGCGCCACGGGGGATCGACGGCTGCGGCATCCCGCAGTACGGCATGCCGCTGGGCAACCTGGCGCTGGCCTTCGCCCGCTTCGCCGAGCCCAACGATCAGCCGGAGCGGCGCCAGGCCGCCTGCGCCCGGATCCGCCGGTCGATGGCCGAACACCCGGTCATGGTGGCGGGACACGAGCGCTTCTGCACCAAGGTGATCGCGGCCACGCAGGGCCGCGCCCTGGTCAAGACAGGCGCCGAAGGGGTCTTCGCCGCGGCGGTTCCGGAGCTGGGGCTGGGTGTGGCCGTCAAGATCGACGACGGCCAGAAACGGGCCAGCGAAGTCGTGATGGCCGGCCTGTTGAATCGCCTGGGCCTGCTCGACGAGGGTGCAAGACAGGTGCTGGCCCCCTTGCTGGAGCCGCCCCTGGTCAACCGGCGCGGCGAAACGGTCGGCGTCATCCGCTTGGCCCCCGAGGCGATCACGTAG
- a CDS encoding NADPH:quinone oxidoreductase family protein, whose protein sequence is MKRETAMRALVCSAIDGASVAPGDLPRPQPGPGEVLVKVAAAGVNFADTLIVRGQYQEKPELPFAPGLELSGVVEATGDGVTEPASGRRIMALTGLGAFAEYAVAKQSDAFPLPEEMDFDTAAGFAVTYGTAHGALRWHADLQPGETLMVHGAAGGVGLAAVECGKAMGARVIASAGSPEKLKVASDHGADATIDYRQEDVKTRMRELTEGRGVDVVFDPVGGQVFDASLRATAWGGRLVVIGFAAGEVQQIPANILLVKNISVHGMYWGSNRKMAPQRLAEQFAELFDWYKAGRIKPYISHAYALDEGAQALADLRARKTAGKVVIRP, encoded by the coding sequence ATGAAACGGGAGACAGCCATGCGCGCCCTGGTCTGCAGCGCCATCGACGGCGCGTCCGTCGCACCCGGCGACCTTCCCAGGCCGCAGCCGGGTCCGGGCGAGGTTCTGGTGAAGGTGGCCGCCGCCGGCGTCAACTTCGCCGACACACTGATCGTGCGCGGCCAGTATCAGGAGAAGCCGGAGTTGCCCTTCGCCCCAGGCCTGGAACTATCCGGCGTCGTCGAGGCTACGGGCGACGGCGTGACGGAGCCGGCGTCGGGTCGAAGGATCATGGCGCTGACCGGCCTCGGTGCCTTCGCCGAATATGCCGTCGCCAAGCAGAGCGACGCCTTCCCTCTGCCCGAGGAGATGGACTTCGATACCGCGGCCGGTTTTGCCGTGACCTACGGCACGGCGCACGGGGCGCTGCGCTGGCACGCGGATCTGCAACCCGGCGAGACCCTGATGGTTCACGGCGCGGCCGGCGGAGTCGGCCTGGCGGCCGTCGAGTGCGGCAAGGCCATGGGCGCCCGCGTGATCGCCTCGGCTGGCAGTCCCGAAAAGCTGAAGGTGGCCAGCGACCACGGCGCCGACGCGACGATCGACTATCGCCAGGAGGACGTGAAGACCCGCATGCGCGAGCTGACCGAGGGCCGTGGCGTCGACGTGGTCTTCGATCCCGTCGGCGGCCAGGTCTTCGACGCCTCCCTGCGGGCCACGGCCTGGGGCGGCCGGCTGGTGGTCATCGGCTTCGCCGCCGGCGAGGTACAGCAGATCCCGGCCAACATCCTCTTGGTCAAGAACATCTCGGTCCATGGCATGTACTGGGGCTCGAACCGGAAGATGGCGCCGCAACGGCTGGCCGAGCAGTTCGCGGAGCTGTTCGACTGGTACAAGGCCGGCCGGATCAAACCCTACATCAGCCACGCCTATGCGCTGGACGAGGGCGCGCAGGCCTTGGCCGACCTGCGGGCGCGCAAGACCGCGGGCAAGGTCGTGATCCGCCCGTGA
- a CDS encoding methyltransferase, with product MSDARDRAGRRKGDPVAAQYEAYPYPARDPAEEAKRLIAGSPSRLLEIRHYLRAGAALPQGFRALVAGGGTGDGTVMLAQQLADAGLADAEVIYLDLSKASRAICEARVRERGLTNVGFHSGAIEDLARLDLGQFDYIDCCGVLHHLASPAEGLRRLTEALTPSGGLGVMVYGRFGRSGVYELQGALRHLGQGLDLLARVKLAKTLLPKLPATNRFRRNPNLGDHKRSDAELVDLLLHERDIAYSVPELAALVAEAGLEIAAWIEPLRYDPATYLPDELQDRLEGLNPLERATLAEQLAGNLKTHTLYLSRRTRTAAQPHPEALPAWVEWDGAAVAAMVRREGALAGSFDGLPLRLPLPARAAAFAELCDGRRSLAEIQAALQARFRDLPAARLEREIAACLEVFGGVNRLLLMARS from the coding sequence GTGAGCGACGCCCGCGACCGCGCCGGACGTCGCAAGGGCGATCCCGTCGCGGCGCAGTACGAAGCCTATCCCTATCCGGCCCGCGATCCCGCCGAGGAAGCCAAGCGCCTGATCGCGGGCTCGCCCAGCCGGCTGCTGGAGATCCGCCACTACCTCCGGGCCGGCGCGGCGCTGCCTCAGGGCTTCCGCGCCCTGGTCGCCGGCGGCGGCACAGGCGACGGCACCGTCATGCTCGCGCAGCAACTGGCCGACGCCGGCCTGGCGGACGCCGAAGTGATCTACCTCGACCTCTCCAAGGCCTCGCGCGCGATCTGCGAGGCGCGTGTGCGCGAGCGCGGCCTGACCAACGTCGGCTTCCACAGCGGCGCCATCGAGGACCTGGCACGCCTCGACCTCGGGCAGTTCGACTACATCGACTGCTGCGGCGTGCTGCATCACCTGGCGAGCCCGGCCGAGGGCCTGCGCCGGCTCACCGAAGCCCTGACGCCCTCGGGCGGACTTGGCGTGATGGTCTACGGCCGCTTCGGCCGCAGCGGCGTCTACGAGCTGCAGGGGGCGCTGCGGCACCTCGGACAAGGTCTCGATCTGCTGGCGCGGGTGAAACTCGCCAAAACCCTGCTGCCGAAGCTGCCGGCAACCAACCGTTTCCGGCGTAACCCGAACCTGGGCGATCACAAGCGCAGCGACGCGGAGCTGGTCGACCTGCTGCTGCACGAACGGGATATCGCCTACAGCGTGCCGGAACTGGCGGCGCTCGTCGCGGAGGCCGGCCTTGAGATCGCCGCCTGGATCGAGCCGCTGCGCTACGATCCGGCGACCTATCTACCAGACGAGTTGCAGGACCGGCTCGAGGGGCTAAACCCCTTGGAACGCGCCACCTTGGCCGAGCAACTGGCTGGAAACCTCAAGACACATACGTTGTACCTCAGCCGTCGTACGCGTACGGCCGCGCAGCCGCATCCGGAGGCCTTACCAGCCTGGGTGGAGTGGGACGGCGCCGCCGTTGCCGCCATGGTCAGACGCGAAGGCGCGCTGGCCGGCAGCTTCGACGGTTTGCCGCTGCGCCTGCCCTTGCCGGCCCGCGCCGCCGCCTTCGCCGAGCTCTGCGACGGCCGGCGCAGTCTGGCCGAGATCCAGGCAGCTCTGCAGGCACGCTTCCGCGACCTGCCGGCCGCCCGGCTGGAGCGCGAGATCGCGGCCTGTCTGGAGGTCTTCGGCGGCGTCAACCGCCTGCTGCTGATGGCACGGTCGTGA
- a CDS encoding glutathione S-transferase family protein, producing the protein MTTPVLYGADYSVYTRIARLAFAEKGVAYDFETLDIFAKETAPPAWYGTLHPFAKIPALRHGELQLYETQAILRYIDAAFAGPALTPDAPPDIGRMAQVMSVADSYAYPRLVWGILVPERKGRSLAPGTLEAGALCLTALDTLLAEPFFLGEALTLADLHVAPMLIYLALAPSGPALLSRQKRLQSWLARLQERESLRTTRYPAEDVDGA; encoded by the coding sequence GTGACGACGCCGGTTCTCTACGGTGCCGACTACAGCGTCTATACGCGTATCGCGCGGCTGGCCTTCGCCGAAAAGGGAGTGGCCTACGACTTCGAAACCCTCGACATCTTCGCCAAGGAGACGGCGCCGCCCGCCTGGTACGGTACGCTCCACCCCTTCGCCAAGATCCCGGCGCTGCGCCATGGCGAGCTACAGCTCTACGAGACCCAGGCCATTCTGCGCTACATCGATGCCGCCTTCGCCGGCCCGGCCCTGACACCCGATGCCCCGCCGGATATCGGGCGGATGGCCCAGGTCATGAGCGTCGCCGACAGCTACGCCTACCCCCGGCTGGTCTGGGGTATCCTGGTGCCCGAGCGCAAGGGACGGAGCCTTGCACCCGGCACGCTCGAAGCCGGGGCGCTCTGCCTGACCGCCCTCGACACGCTGCTGGCCGAACCCTTTTTCCTGGGCGAAGCCCTGACCCTGGCGGACCTGCACGTCGCGCCGATGCTGATCTACCTGGCTCTCGCCCCCAGCGGCCCGGCGCTGTTGAGCCGACAGAAGCGCTTGCAGTCCTGGTTGGCGCGCCTGCAGGAGCGCGAAAGCTTGCGAACCACTCGCTATCCGGCGGAAGACGTCGATGGCGCCTGA
- a CDS encoding 4a-hydroxytetrahydrobiopterin dehydratase yields MCANCKGSHGEMTMKLQGEARAGALADLEGWVEVEGRDAIAKTFKFKDFNAAFGWMTRVALAAESADHHPEWFNVYNRVEVTLSTHDAGGLTEKDVSLARRMDRFARAT; encoded by the coding sequence ATTTGCGCGAACTGCAAGGGGAGTCACGGGGAAATGACGATGAAGCTGCAGGGAGAGGCGCGCGCGGGAGCGCTGGCCGATCTCGAGGGTTGGGTGGAGGTCGAGGGCCGGGACGCCATTGCCAAGACCTTCAAATTCAAGGATTTCAACGCCGCTTTCGGCTGGATGACGCGGGTCGCCTTGGCGGCCGAGAGCGCCGATCATCACCCTGAATGGTTCAATGTCTACAACCGGGTCGAGGTGACGCTCTCGACCCACGATGCCGGCGGCCTGACGGAAAAGGACGTTTCCCTGGCCCGCCGCATGGATCGATTCGCCAGGGCCACCTGA
- a CDS encoding metallopeptidase family protein, which produces MTRNAQLQATSTPPSLADLEAMAREQLAAVPPELRQHLGDLVIRVDDFPDEETMEEMDLESPFDLLGLYRGVDLLQRSVGDQPQALDMIYLYRRPLLDYWCETEEDLTRIVRHVLIHEIGHHFGFSDDDMERIEQGA; this is translated from the coding sequence ATGACCAGAAACGCCCAACTGCAGGCGACTTCGACGCCGCCGAGCCTCGCCGACCTGGAGGCGATGGCGCGCGAGCAGCTTGCCGCGGTCCCGCCCGAACTGCGCCAGCACCTGGGCGACCTGGTTATCCGCGTCGACGATTTTCCCGACGAGGAGACCATGGAGGAGATGGATCTGGAGTCGCCCTTCGACCTGCTGGGCCTCTACCGCGGTGTCGACCTGCTGCAGCGCTCGGTCGGCGACCAGCCTCAGGCGCTCGACATGATCTATCTCTACCGGCGGCCTTTGCTGGACTACTGGTGCGAGACCGAAGAAGACCTGACGCGTATCGTGCGCCATGTGCTGATCCATGAGATCGGCCATCACTTCGGCTTCTCCGATGACGACATGGAGCGCATCGAGCAGGGCGCCTAG
- a CDS encoding DMT family transporter, giving the protein MQTAAPQAVSSRIGFGIGMMLLGMVGMVGMDACAKWLSGDYPINQIVFFRMAFGLLPALVLVWAEGGWPSLRSGNLRMQGVRALAGMGAIFAFFTSLRYLGLAEATAIAFVAPLVVTALSVPLLGETVGWRRWTAVSVGFLGAMIILRPGSEAFQWAAVLPLAAGVCYALAMITTRVLARSDTNAAIVFWNALIIAIVAGVSLPFAWVTPSWGDMAVFALMGLLGGVSIYWITLAFRSAPAAVLAPFDYSALLWSTLLGWLIWRELPDAWVWAGAALLVGSGLYVLYRETRARSV; this is encoded by the coding sequence ATGCAAACTGCCGCGCCCCAGGCGGTCTCCTCGCGCATCGGCTTCGGTATCGGGATGATGCTGCTGGGCATGGTCGGCATGGTCGGCATGGACGCCTGCGCCAAGTGGCTCAGCGGCGACTACCCGATCAACCAGATCGTCTTCTTCCGTATGGCTTTCGGCCTGCTGCCGGCGCTGGTGCTGGTCTGGGCCGAGGGCGGCTGGCCGAGTCTGCGCTCCGGCAATCTCAGGATGCAGGGGGTACGCGCCCTGGCCGGCATGGGCGCGATCTTCGCCTTCTTCACCAGCCTGCGCTACCTCGGCCTGGCGGAGGCGACGGCGATCGCTTTCGTCGCGCCGCTGGTGGTGACGGCTCTATCTGTTCCGCTGCTGGGCGAAACGGTCGGCTGGCGGCGCTGGACCGCCGTTTCCGTTGGCTTCCTGGGCGCCATGATCATTCTGCGACCGGGCTCGGAAGCCTTTCAATGGGCGGCGGTTCTGCCCCTGGCGGCCGGGGTTTGCTACGCGTTGGCGATGATCACGACGCGGGTTCTGGCGCGCAGCGATACCAATGCCGCCATCGTCTTTTGGAATGCGCTGATCATCGCGATTGTCGCGGGCGTGAGCCTGCCCTTCGCCTGGGTCACGCCGAGCTGGGGCGACATGGCCGTCTTCGCGCTGATGGGACTGCTCGGCGGGGTGTCGATCTACTGGATCACCCTGGCTTTCCGCAGCGCGCCGGCCGCCGTGCTGGCGCCCTTCGACTACTCGGCGCTGCTCTGGTCCACCCTGCTCGGCTGGCTGATCTGGCGCGAGCTGCCGGATGCCTGGGTCTGGGCCGGTGCGGCCTTGCTGGTCGGCAGCGGTCTCTACGTGCTCTATCGGGAAACGCGGGCGAGAAGCGTCTGA
- a CDS encoding helix-turn-helix transcriptional regulator, producing the protein MDFTSSRSVPQPERSDRASADRRGEAAATRRPGATRGRLLALLANLGPSSATRLGEVLGVSDMAARQHLHGLAAEGLTSFDLARGGVGRPTKLWSLTPRAEELAAGDAADGHAQLAAELLASLEAALGTEGAADVLTLRDKRLAKLYARTIDRKAPLRTRLEALARRRTAEGYQASLEVSPDGWYLLVEAHCPIRAAASACSALCDGETRLFKKALGKDVTVERREHRLSGDRRCSFAVRRT; encoded by the coding sequence ATGGATTTCACGTCGAGTCGTTCCGTTCCGCAACCGGAAAGGTCGGATAGGGCGTCAGCGGACAGGCGCGGCGAAGCTGCCGCCACGCGCCGGCCCGGCGCGACGCGCGGCCGGCTTCTGGCGCTGCTGGCCAATCTGGGGCCCAGTTCCGCGACACGCCTGGGCGAGGTTCTGGGCGTCAGCGACATGGCAGCCCGGCAGCACCTGCATGGCCTCGCCGCCGAAGGACTGACGAGCTTCGACCTGGCCCGCGGCGGCGTCGGCCGCCCGACCAAGCTCTGGAGCCTGACGCCGAGGGCCGAGGAATTGGCGGCCGGGGACGCCGCGGACGGCCATGCCCAGTTGGCCGCCGAGCTGCTGGCGAGCCTCGAGGCGGCGCTGGGCACCGAGGGTGCGGCGGACGTCCTCACCCTGCGGGACAAGCGGCTCGCCAAGCTCTACGCCCGGACGATCGACCGCAAAGCCCCGCTGCGGACCCGGCTCGAAGCCCTGGCCAGGCGCCGGACGGCGGAGGGCTACCAGGCCTCCCTGGAGGTCTCGCCGGACGGCTGGTACCTGCTGGTGGAAGCACACTGCCCGATCCGCGCCGCGGCCAGTGCCTGTTCCGCGCTCTGCGATGGCGAGACCAGACTGTTCAAGAAGGCGCTGGGCAAGGACGTCACGGTCGAACGCCGCGAACACCGCCTGTCCGGCGACCGCCGCTGCAGCTTCGCCGTTCGCCGGACCTGA